In Candidatus Zymogenaceae bacterium, a single window of DNA contains:
- a CDS encoding 4Fe-4S binding protein has product MKKSDNRPFTIVVVSGKGGTGKTTVTAALSILAENIVVCDADVDAANLHLILKPQVIESRDFFGIKLASIDESLCTGCGECLDACRYDAIVPDPIRVVESFCEGCAACFHVCPVNAVTMKPHQAGELYISRIASHSDGRTDIPMIHARLGIAEDNSGLLVSEVRKSADEMAETDHLETILIDGPPGIGCPVIASLTGSNLALVVTEPTVSGVSDLERILELCGHFRIPTRIIINKCDINEELCRTIERVAEDAGGKVIGRIPYDERVIESISRKTTVIEAGPESIAREIRSVWDRVTGEIAEMR; this is encoded by the coding sequence ATGAAAAAAAGCGATAACAGACCCTTTACCATCGTCGTGGTCAGCGGCAAGGGGGGTACCGGCAAGACAACGGTTACCGCCGCCCTGTCGATTCTTGCGGAAAATATCGTCGTGTGCGATGCGGACGTCGACGCCGCCAACCTTCACCTTATCCTCAAACCCCAGGTCATTGAATCCAGGGACTTTTTCGGTATCAAGCTGGCATCCATAGACGAATCTCTCTGCACAGGCTGCGGCGAATGCCTCGACGCCTGCCGCTACGACGCGATCGTTCCCGATCCCATCCGGGTTGTGGAATCCTTCTGCGAGGGGTGCGCCGCCTGTTTTCACGTTTGTCCGGTCAATGCCGTCACCATGAAGCCGCACCAGGCAGGAGAGCTGTATATCTCACGAATAGCATCCCACAGTGACGGCCGGACAGACATCCCGATGATTCACGCCCGCCTGGGCATCGCCGAGGACAACTCCGGCCTGCTCGTCAGCGAGGTCAGGAAGTCGGCCGATGAAATGGCCGAAACCGATCACTTGGAGACGATCCTCATAGACGGACCGCCGGGCATCGGCTGTCCGGTCATCGCGTCTCTCACCGGGTCGAACCTGGCTCTGGTGGTCACCGAGCCGACGGTCAGCGGCGTGTCGGATCTTGAACGCATCCTGGAGCTCTGCGGCCACTTTCGCATCCCCACTCGGATCATCATCAATAAATGCGATATCAACGAAGAGCTGTGCCGCACCATAGAGCGTGTCGCTGAAGACGCGGGCGGAAAAGTCATCGGCCGCATCCCGTATGACGAGAGGGTCATTGAGAGCATCTCTCGGAAAACGACCGTAATTGAGGCGGGCCCTGAATCGATCGCCCGGGAAATCCGCTCCGTGTGGGATCGGGTGACCGGTGAGATTGCCGAAATGAGATAA
- a CDS encoding epoxyqueuosine reductase, which translates to MTESPERLIGYIIQEYVTNRKRNEGTHTDWEAPLIAFASASDPAFDRLRFAVSMTHTTPKKLFPESKTVVVYFLPFVREIVESNDSVGAASEQWALAYVETNRLIIDMNRHLVDELKEFGIGALSLPPTHNFDPETLTSDWSHKHAAFIAGLGTFGLHKMIITEKGSAGRLGSLLIDAEIPPSPKPFFEYCLYKYNKSCRKCVAKCTFGALKEDSFDRFACYDVLKENDERYGHLGPSDVCGKCVTMVPCSFENPVK; encoded by the coding sequence ATGACCGAATCCCCGGAGAGACTGATCGGATATATCATCCAGGAGTACGTGACCAACAGGAAAAGAAACGAGGGGACGCACACCGACTGGGAGGCGCCTCTGATCGCCTTCGCCTCCGCATCCGATCCCGCTTTCGACCGGCTGCGATTCGCGGTAAGCATGACCCATACAACGCCGAAAAAGCTTTTCCCGGAATCCAAGACGGTGGTCGTCTATTTTCTTCCCTTTGTGCGGGAGATCGTCGAGAGCAACGATTCGGTGGGCGCAGCCTCCGAACAGTGGGCCCTGGCCTACGTGGAAACAAACAGGCTTATTATCGACATGAACAGACATCTCGTCGACGAGCTGAAGGAGTTCGGGATCGGGGCGCTTTCGCTTCCTCCCACCCATAACTTCGATCCAGAAACCCTCACCTCCGACTGGTCCCACAAGCATGCGGCGTTTATCGCGGGGCTGGGGACGTTCGGCCTGCACAAGATGATCATCACCGAAAAGGGCTCTGCGGGGAGGCTGGGGAGCCTTCTGATCGACGCGGAGATACCGCCCTCACCAAAGCCCTTCTTCGAGTACTGCCTGTATAAGTACAATAAGAGCTGCAGGAAGTGCGTCGCCAAGTGTACGTTCGGCGCCCTGAAGGAGGATTCCTTCGATCGATTTGCCTGCTACGATGTCCTGAAGGAGAACGACGAGCGATACGGTCATTTGGGACCCAGCGACGTGTGCGGCAAGTGCGTCACGATGGTGCCCTGTTCCTTCGAAAACCCAGTAAAGTAA
- a CDS encoding zinc ribbon domain-containing protein, producing the protein MPIYEYRCLTCEHIQEMLVVVGNREETPTCSKCGGTAFQKLMSASSSRVSPSSGDTTSSQTRCCGAESPRGDCIPGSCCSTKG; encoded by the coding sequence ATGCCGATTTATGAATATCGCTGCCTTACCTGTGAACATATCCAGGAAATGCTGGTGGTTGTGGGAAACCGGGAGGAAACACCGACATGTTCGAAGTGCGGCGGCACGGCCTTTCAAAAGCTGATGTCCGCCTCCAGCTCCCGGGTGTCTCCGTCCTCAGGCGATACAACATCTTCGCAAACCCGCTGTTGCGGCGCGGAATCGCCGAGGGGGGACTGTATCCCCGGTTCCTGCTGCAGCACAAAGGGATAA
- a CDS encoding iron-sulfur cluster assembly scaffold protein: MRNFKDIYNRKSAESDELSYSPTVIDHFQHPRNIGVLDDYNAYAKSGDPECGDYVEMFFLIREPDGVIENVSFRVFGCAGAIACGSAVTVLAQGMDMLEALTLSENDVLTYLGGLPENKRHCSITALTALKTALSEYLMRTYAVNEGIVTDEDEFYQTYVQDHPLSNRVYNRHEKKR; this comes from the coding sequence ATGAGAAACTTCAAAGACATCTACAATCGGAAGAGCGCTGAGTCGGACGAGCTTTCCTATTCACCGACCGTCATCGATCACTTTCAACACCCGAGAAACATCGGCGTGCTGGATGACTATAATGCGTATGCCAAAAGCGGCGATCCGGAATGCGGCGATTATGTCGAGATGTTCTTTCTGATCCGCGAGCCTGACGGTGTCATCGAGAACGTATCATTTCGCGTGTTCGGATGTGCCGGGGCCATTGCCTGCGGCAGCGCCGTCACGGTGCTGGCACAGGGGATGGATATGCTCGAGGCCCTCACCCTCTCAGAAAATGACGTTTTGACCTATCTGGGCGGTCTTCCTGAAAATAAGCGTCATTGCTCCATAACGGCTCTCACGGCCCTCAAGACGGCCCTCTCCGAGTATCTCATGCGTACCTACGCGGTGAACGAGGGGATCGTGACCGATGAGGATGAATTTTACCAAACCTATGTACAGGATCACCCGCTATCGAATCGGGTGTATAATCGTCATGAAAAAAAGCGATAA